A region of Nostoc sp. 'Peltigera membranacea cyanobiont' N6 DNA encodes the following proteins:
- a CDS encoding NAD(P)/FAD-dependent oxidoreductase, with translation MLRLTEVKLPLDHPEDEIETAILKKLQITDEELIGYSIFKRSYDARKKGEINLVYILDVETTQETHLLKRLKKDPHVMVRPDMSYRPVAQAPSNLAIRPIIIGTGPCGLFAGLMLAQMGFRPIILERGKKVRDRTVDTFGFWKKKSDFNPESNAQFGEGGAGTFSDGKLYSQVKDPQHYGRKVLTELVNAGASPEILYINKPHIGTFKLVGIVQSMRAKIESLGGEIRFESRVEDINIENGQVRGVTLASGEYIASDYVVLAVGHSARDTFQMLYDRGVYIEPKPFSIGFRVEHPQTLIDKCRFGAQAGHKLLGAADYKLVHHCQNGRSVYSFCMCPGGLVVAAASEPGRLVTNGMSQYSRNERNANSAIVVGITPEDYPGNALAGIDFQRRLEEKAFELGGGTYEAPGQLVRDFLNHRPSTALGTVKPSYTPGVHLGDLSQSLPDYAIAAIREALPAFDKQIKGFAMDDAVLTGVETRTSSPIRIKRKEDYQSLNTVGLYPAGEGAGYAGGILSAGIDGIKVAEAVALSILRNCDRTSFAQ, from the coding sequence ATGTTACGACTAACAGAAGTAAAGCTTCCACTCGATCATCCTGAAGATGAGATCGAGACTGCCATCCTCAAAAAGCTGCAAATTACGGACGAAGAATTGATCGGTTATTCCATCTTCAAGCGTAGCTACGATGCGCGTAAAAAAGGAGAGATTAACCTTGTTTATATTCTGGATGTAGAAACAACTCAGGAGACTCATCTACTCAAGCGCCTGAAAAAAGATCCCCATGTGATGGTTAGGCCAGACATGAGTTATCGCCCAGTGGCGCAAGCACCTAGTAATTTGGCAATTCGCCCCATCATCATTGGTACTGGGCCTTGTGGCTTATTTGCGGGTTTGATGCTGGCACAAATGGGTTTCCGTCCAATCATTTTAGAACGTGGGAAAAAAGTTCGCGATCGCACCGTTGATACCTTTGGCTTTTGGAAGAAAAAATCAGACTTCAACCCAGAATCTAATGCCCAATTTGGTGAAGGTGGGGCGGGTACATTCTCCGATGGCAAACTCTACAGTCAAGTTAAAGATCCTCAGCATTATGGGCGAAAGGTATTAACCGAACTTGTCAATGCCGGAGCCTCACCAGAAATTCTCTATATCAACAAACCGCATATCGGCACCTTCAAACTTGTGGGAATCGTCCAAAGTATGCGGGCTAAAATCGAATCCCTCGGCGGTGAAATTCGCTTTGAAAGTCGGGTGGAAGATATCAACATCGAAAATGGACAGGTGCGGGGAGTCACTCTTGCCAGTGGGGAATATATCGCCAGCGATTATGTAGTTTTGGCAGTAGGACACAGCGCCCGCGATACCTTCCAAATGCTATACGATCGCGGGGTTTACATCGAGCCGAAACCTTTTTCCATCGGCTTTCGCGTCGAACATCCTCAAACTCTCATCGATAAATGTCGTTTTGGCGCTCAAGCTGGTCATAAACTTTTAGGTGCTGCCGACTATAAACTAGTTCATCACTGTCAAAATGGTCGTTCAGTCTATAGTTTTTGTATGTGTCCGGGCGGGTTGGTGGTTGCAGCCGCATCAGAACCGGGGAGACTTGTCACCAATGGGATGAGCCAATACTCTCGCAATGAGCGTAATGCCAATAGTGCGATCGTTGTGGGCATCACACCCGAAGATTATCCGGGTAATGCCTTGGCGGGAATTGACTTCCAACGGCGCTTGGAAGAAAAGGCTTTTGAATTGGGCGGTGGGACTTATGAAGCTCCAGGGCAGTTGGTGAGAGACTTTCTTAACCATCGCCCTTCTACAGCGTTGGGCACGGTTAAACCGTCTTATACGCCAGGGGTACATTTGGGCGATTTGAGCCAGAGTTTACCAGATTATGCGATCGCTGCCATCCGTGAAGCACTGCCCGCTTTTGACAAACAAATCAAGGGATTTGCAATGGATGATGCCGTGTTAACTGGGGTAGAAACCCGCACCTCATCACCAATTCGGATTAAACGCAAAGAGGATTATCAGAGTTTAAATACAGTCGGTCTTTATCCGGCTGGTGAAGGCGCGGGATATGCAGGTGGAATTCTCTCGGCGGGTATCGATGGTATTAAGGTGGCGGAAGCAGTGGCTTTAAGTATTTTGAGGAATTGCGATCGCACCAGTTTTGCACAATAG
- a CDS encoding isoprenyl transferase, producing MTNDKSKLPTDLNPQKIPQHIAVIMDGNGRWATSRGLPRIAGHRQGASTLKELLRCCKDWGIKALTAYAFSTENWQRPIEEVDFLMHLFERLLHRELAQMHREGVRISFIGDLSALPKSLQTEMERSMRETLNNQAIHFTVAVNYGSRNEITKVCRQVAQLVEQGELSAQEVNESLVEQHLYTADTPEPDLLIRTSGEMRLSNFLLWQMAYTEMYFTDILWPDFNREAFHQALLSYQNRDRRFGQVKASLSA from the coding sequence ATGACAAATGACAAATCAAAATTACCCACAGATTTAAACCCCCAAAAAATACCCCAACATATTGCCGTCATCATGGATGGTAACGGACGATGGGCAACTAGTAGAGGATTACCGCGCATCGCTGGACATCGCCAAGGAGCAAGTACGCTCAAAGAACTATTGCGTTGCTGCAAAGATTGGGGAATCAAAGCGTTGACAGCCTACGCTTTCTCAACAGAAAATTGGCAGCGTCCCATTGAAGAAGTAGATTTTCTGATGCATTTGTTTGAGCGATTACTACACCGCGAGTTGGCTCAGATGCATCGAGAAGGTGTGCGAATCTCCTTTATTGGAGATTTATCGGCTTTACCCAAGTCTCTACAAACGGAAATGGAACGTTCTATGAGAGAGACATTGAACAATCAAGCAATCCACTTTACTGTTGCAGTCAACTATGGTAGCCGCAACGAAATTACCAAAGTTTGCCGTCAAGTAGCTCAACTGGTGGAACAAGGCGAACTCAGCGCCCAAGAAGTGAATGAAAGTCTTGTAGAACAACACCTCTATACGGCAGATACTCCAGAACCAGATTTACTGATTCGTACTAGTGGTGAGATGCGATTGAGTAATTTTCTTTTGTGGCAAATGGCGTATACAGAGATGTATTTCACCGATATTCTTTGGCCAGATTTTAATCGAGAAGCATTTCATCAAGCTTTGTTGAGCTACCAAAATCGCGATCGCCGTTTTGGTCAAGTTAAAGCTTCACTGTCAGCTTAA
- a CDS encoding KGK domain-containing protein codes for MVEINNNGRCRRRKSRIEVDMQDEFKPIECNDSDVLDFGDNIYKVAKLKQAMDTSANSHLANILNEELRRKGVDINNSLVNLFQKGTDCEIFTLGSQSWKKGKVKIKISVEFYIEEEDIEITNSNNSEITEPDSPLDDLRRMIKEEN; via the coding sequence TTGGTCGAAATCAACAACAATGGCAGATGTCGTAGAAGAAAATCAAGAATTGAGGTTGATATGCAAGATGAATTTAAGCCAATAGAGTGTAATGATAGTGATGTTTTGGACTTTGGAGACAACATATACAAAGTTGCTAAATTAAAACAAGCAATGGATACCTCAGCTAACTCCCATCTGGCAAATATATTGAATGAAGAATTAAGGAGGAAGGGAGTAGATATAAACAATTCTCTTGTGAATTTGTTTCAGAAGGGTACAGATTGCGAAATTTTCACACTAGGTTCTCAAAGCTGGAAAAAGGGGAAAGTGAAAATTAAAATAAGCGTTGAATTTTATATTGAAGAAGAAGATATAGAAATAACTAACAGCAACAATTCAGAAATCACTGAACCAGACTCGCCTCTTGACGATCTTCGCCGCATGATTAAAGAGGAAAATTAG
- a CDS encoding iron uptake porin, which yields MAKYLLASASGMGFLCLIAGLSPVQALPHLEIADKNLAINQNDSNYQKNDSHQSNLTNSISSKLLIVNENQRNQDSGVDSAVKFQQQLTPQSINSSPSSDKLAQVTSVSQLSDVQPTDWAFQALQSLVERYGCIAGYPNQTYRGNRAMTRYEFAAGLNACLDRINELIATATGDLVKKEDLATLQKLQEQFTAELTTLRGRVDAVEARSAKLEANQFSTTTKLNGEVIIAGVGATGGAPNNSDSNIILVNRVRLNLTTSFTGKDLLITGLQAYNFLGGANGQGSLQQSLGLAAPLLSSSSARTSFEPQFPGLNVNTLSSVGANDVQLYKLLYIFPVANKLTLFAGTAAETSDAFPTITPFYGEGQESISRFAGLNPVLRVSGGTSGTGLASAAGFIYSISPNLDLRALYGSVNANLPQKSADEALPGVSTTPLGGGVFSGSSIVAAQLTFKPSPDLDIGLNYANSYHEINILGTGLISGDVGALAGVDAGTPVKLNSFGGTVTWRFSPNIALSGYGAALFVDASSNSVNASTTFTSWMVGVHFKDLFKSGNNAGILFGQPLYRSDAGGSAQLSPTGDNRATPYHLEGYYRFRVSDNISITPGAFVLFNPEGNSNNETTTVGVLRTTFTF from the coding sequence ATGGCGAAATATCTACTAGCTTCTGCTAGTGGGATGGGATTTTTATGCTTAATTGCCGGGTTATCACCTGTGCAAGCCCTTCCTCATTTAGAAATTGCAGATAAAAATTTAGCTATTAATCAAAATGATAGCAATTATCAAAAAAATGATTCTCATCAAAGCAACTTGACAAATAGTATCTCCAGTAAGTTGCTGATAGTTAATGAGAATCAAAGAAATCAAGATTCAGGAGTAGATTCTGCTGTTAAGTTTCAGCAACAACTGACACCACAATCTATAAATTCATCTCCATCCTCAGACAAACTTGCACAAGTAACATCTGTATCCCAATTATCTGATGTACAACCTACAGATTGGGCTTTTCAGGCACTCCAGTCTTTGGTTGAGCGATATGGTTGCATTGCAGGTTATCCCAATCAAACCTATCGCGGTAATCGGGCGATGACTCGCTATGAATTTGCTGCTGGCTTAAATGCTTGTTTAGACCGAATCAACGAACTGATTGCCACTGCAACTGGTGATTTGGTTAAGAAAGAAGATTTAGCCACGTTGCAGAAACTACAAGAACAATTTACGGCGGAATTAACAACATTGCGGGGTCGAGTGGATGCTGTAGAAGCTCGTAGCGCAAAACTAGAAGCAAATCAATTTTCTACGACTACTAAACTTAATGGAGAGGTAATTATTGCTGGTGTTGGTGCTACCGGTGGCGCTCCTAATAACAGCGACTCGAATATCATCCTAGTCAATAGAGTGCGATTAAATCTCACCACTAGCTTTACTGGTAAAGATTTATTAATTACTGGATTGCAAGCTTATAACTTTTTGGGTGGAGCCAATGGACAAGGTAGCCTGCAACAAAGTTTAGGATTAGCTGCACCTCTTTTAAGTTCTAGTAGCGCTCGTACCAGTTTTGAGCCGCAATTTCCAGGGTTAAATGTCAATACTTTGTCGAGTGTTGGCGCGAACGATGTTCAGCTTTACAAATTGCTGTATATCTTTCCCGTCGCTAATAAATTAACCTTGTTTGCCGGAACTGCGGCGGAAACATCAGATGCTTTCCCAACAATTACACCTTTTTATGGCGAAGGACAAGAGTCAATTTCTCGTTTTGCAGGCTTAAACCCAGTGTTACGGGTTTCTGGTGGGACTTCGGGTACTGGTTTAGCATCGGCGGCGGGATTTATTTATAGTATTTCCCCGAATTTGGATTTACGCGCTTTATACGGTAGCGTCAACGCCAATTTACCCCAAAAATCTGCTGATGAGGCACTACCAGGAGTTTCTACGACACCTTTGGGGGGTGGTGTATTTAGTGGAAGTAGTATTGTTGCTGCACAGTTAACCTTCAAGCCCAGTCCTGACTTAGATATTGGTCTAAACTATGCCAATAGTTATCACGAAATCAATATTTTAGGTACTGGATTAATTAGTGGTGATGTTGGTGCTTTAGCTGGTGTTGACGCTGGGACACCAGTCAAACTCAATTCCTTTGGGGGTACAGTAACATGGCGATTTTCTCCCAATATAGCCTTATCTGGCTATGGTGCAGCATTATTTGTTGATGCTTCTTCTAATAGCGTTAATGCTTCCACCACCTTTACAAGTTGGATGGTGGGAGTTCACTTCAAAGATTTATTCAAGTCAGGAAACAATGCCGGGATTCTTTTTGGTCAACCGCTTTACCGTAGTGATGCTGGTGGTTCTGCTCAACTTTCCCCCACAGGCGACAATCGGGCGACTCCTTACCATTTAGAAGGCTATTATCGCTTTCGAGTTAGCGATAATATCAGCATTACTCCTGGTGCGTTTGTTCTCTTTAACCCAGAAGGTAATAGCAACAATGAGACTACAACTGTGGGCGTACTTCGGACTACTTTTACATTTTAA
- a CDS encoding S66 peptidase family protein, which yields MLIKRRQFLASCGLATLATQISPLTAKGELVNTIRKPSHLQVGDTVGFISPAGIVDAKDIEAAQQSISQLGLKVKLGKHILDRYGYLAGKDSDRADDINLMFSDRTIKAIIPMRGGWGCNRILPLLNYSLIRSHPKIIIGYSDITTLLLAINARSQMITFHGPVATSTWNQFTVDYFKRILFNGEAVTMQNLNPSEVRVETIAPGKARGKLVGGNLSVLSAMVGSPYLPSWNKSILFVEEVGEDVYRVDRMLTQLKTAGILNQISGFIFGQCTNCKLGDEPSFTLIQVLQQHILPLGIPAWYGSMIGHIKDKFTLPIGLEVEINAELGTIRMLEAAVSLV from the coding sequence ATGCTTATCAAACGTCGGCAATTTCTTGCAAGCTGTGGACTAGCTACCCTAGCCACCCAAATATCACCACTTACCGCTAAAGGTGAACTCGTAAACACCATCCGTAAGCCTTCCCACCTACAAGTAGGTGATACTGTAGGATTCATCTCTCCTGCGGGTATCGTTGACGCTAAAGATATCGAAGCTGCACAGCAATCAATCTCACAATTAGGGTTAAAAGTAAAGCTGGGGAAGCATATTTTAGATCGTTACGGCTATTTAGCGGGTAAAGATAGCGATCGCGCTGATGATATAAACTTGATGTTTAGCGATCGCACCATCAAAGCAATTATCCCCATGCGTGGCGGTTGGGGCTGTAATCGCATCCTACCACTACTAAACTACTCCCTAATCCGCTCACATCCAAAAATTATCATCGGCTACAGCGATATTACGACGCTGTTGTTAGCAATTAATGCCCGTAGTCAAATGATTACTTTTCATGGGCCAGTTGCCACATCTACCTGGAATCAATTTACAGTGGATTACTTCAAACGCATCCTATTTAATGGTGAAGCTGTGACTATGCAAAATCTCAACCCTAGCGAAGTGCGGGTGGAGACAATAGCACCAGGAAAAGCGAGAGGTAAACTTGTAGGTGGAAACTTATCAGTGCTATCGGCGATGGTAGGTTCACCTTATCTACCTTCCTGGAACAAAAGTATCTTATTTGTTGAAGAAGTTGGCGAGGATGTTTACCGTGTAGATAGAATGCTGACACAGTTAAAAACTGCTGGCATACTTAATCAAATTTCTGGCTTTATCTTTGGGCAATGCACTAATTGTAAACTTGGAGATGAACCATCATTTACATTAATCCAAGTATTGCAACAACACATACTTCCTTTAGGGATTCCTGCTTGGTATGGTTCAATGATTGGTCATATTAAAGATAAATTTACCTTGCCAATCGGTTTAGAAGTGGAAATAAATGCTGAACTTGGGACAATACGAATGTTAGAGGCGGCTGTCAGTCTGGTTTAA